In a single window of the Elaeis guineensis isolate ETL-2024a chromosome 8, EG11, whole genome shotgun sequence genome:
- the LOC105049752 gene encoding uncharacterized protein, producing the protein MADGKAEAFHAKEAISKKIWSRDYTGARTLLEDQRISSLLEHASEMLIVCEILCSTEMELPNCGIDWYRVLRLSPLTEAIAIEAEYQKLVSLLQPIKNEFPGTRLALSFVEDAFSVLSDPVKRAAFDSKRNGIGNNFYDMDFNVRCSDGLKSGNETAIDVARCCSDKPGSSRTKRTAYDARVGIGSVSPVAEDYAGEKQKKICAEEPSCVAAKMRSEEGNDLHSKLEEGSRSSSPRLVARKRYHSDFYDFENNRKAELFSTGQVWVAYDQENMPRRYGQIDKVIPDKSQLHVKWFRPCPQTLQEKRWCDAGFPVACGSFTLELTKITVSQPMMFSHLLSNGIEKQSIEVHPRKGEIWAVYRDWDMEWCSNPGSRQQCGFGMVEILTDFLKDTGVKVACLVKVDGHKSVFQRYSKRKNELSFQIPVNKLFMFSHNVPAFSFVGGEIDGIANGMLELDPLAVPDDLGEDFSRGMVDFADLCHRSSTCSDEASFTQLSNTYMNAVDSGGSSVRIQNHKPKLSSKDFVPEQIWAIYDGPDAMPRIYVRINDVISPTAMRVTYLEPHPVRDEEIQWVEESLPMACGIFRAGRATADLEMSRFSHLVKCDRSTKKSFYRIYPRKGEIWAMYKNWNSNWKNSDHIRSPCRVVEILSDFSEEAGINICGLVEVKGCLTFFQRQLYEGFQLTRQLSGPELLSFSHRIPAFTVVGIRGRDIPEGSWHLEPDALPPKFIN; encoded by the coding sequence ATGGCAGATGGTAAGGCGGAGGCTTTTCATGCAAAAGAAGCTATCTCAAAGAAAATCTGGAGCCGAGATTATACTGGTGCGAGGACACTTCTAGAGGATCAGAGGATTTCCTCCTTGCTTGAGCATGCTTCAGAAATGCTTATTGTATGTGAAATTCTATGCTCGACGGAGATGGAGCTCCCAAATTGTGGGATTGACTGGTACAGGGTCCTGCGTCTCTCCCCTTTGACCGAGGCTATTGCCATAGAAGCAGAGTATCAGAAACTTGTCTCCCTTTTACAGCCCATCAAGAATGAGTTCCCAGGCACCAGGTTGGCCCTTAGTTTTGTGGAGGATGCATTCTCTGTGCTTTCAGATCCTGTAAAACGGGCGGCCTTTGATTCAAAGAGGAATGGTATAGGGAATAACTTTTACGATATGGATTTTAATGTTCGGTGCAGTGATGGTCTGAAGTCAGGAAATGAAACAGCCATCGATGTTGCAAGATGTTGTTCAGATAAACCTGGTTCTTCTAGGACTAAGAGGACAGCTTATGATGCTCGTGTTGGAATTGGCAGTGTGAGCCCTGTGGCAGAAGATTATGCTGGTGAGAAACAGAAGAAGATCTGTGCTGAGGAGCCCAGTTGCGTTGCTGCTAAGATGAGGTCTGAGGAGGGAAATGATCTTCACTCAAAGTTGGAAGAAGGAAGCCGCTCTTCTTCTCCGCGTCTGGTGGCAAGAAAGAGATATCATTCTGACTTTTATGACTTCGAGAACAACCGGAAGGCTGAGCTTTTCTCCACAGGCCAGGTCTGGGTAGCATATGATCAAGAGAATATGCCTCGTAGGTATGGTCAGATTGATAAGGTCATTCCTGACAAGTCTCAGCTGCATGTCAAATGGTTCAGACCTTGTCCACAGACCTTGCAAGAGAAAAGGTGGTGTGATGCTGGCTTCCCTGTTGCTTGTGGATCATTCACTCTGGAGTTGACCAAAATCACAGTTAGTCAGCCTATGATGTTCTCTCATCTGCTATCAAATGGCATAGAAAAGCAATCAATTGAAGTTCACCCTCGGAAGGGTGAGATTTGGGCTGTATATAGAGATTGGGATATGGAATGGTGCTCGAACCCAGGGAGTAGGCAACAATGTGGCTTTGGAATGGTAGAAATTCTTACTGATTTTTTGAAGGATACAGGTGTCAAGGTTGCTTGCTTGGTGAAGGTTGATGGACACAAAAGTGTTTTTCAAAGATACTCTAAGAGGAAAAATGAGTTATCCTTCCAGATTCCTGTCAACAAGCTGTTCATGTTCTCTCACAATGTCCCTGCATTTAGTTTTGTGGGTGGAGAAATTGATGGAATTGCAAACGGTATGTTGGAGCTAGACCCTTTGGCTGTGCCAGATGATCTGGGCGAAGATTTTTCACGTGGCATGGTTGATTTTGCAGATTTATGCCACAGGTCATCCACATGCAGTGATGAAGCCAGTTTTACTCAACTTTCAAATACTTATATGAATGCTGTAGATTCTGGTGGCTCAAGTGTCAGGATCCAAAACCATAAACCCAAGTTGTCATCTAAGGATTTTGTCCCAGAACAGATATGGGCCATATATGATGGTCCAGATGCCATGCCTCGAATATATGTTAGAATAAATGATGTAATTTCACCAACTGCAATGCGTGTGACATACTTAGAACCTCACCCAGTACGAGATGAAGAAATACAGTGGGTGGAAGAAAGTCTGCCGATGGCCTGTGGAATATTTCGTGCTGGTAGGGCAACAGCTGACCTAGAAATGTCTAGGTTCTCTCACCTTGTTAAGTGTGACAGGAGCACAAAGAAGTCTTTCTATAGAATTTACCCTCGGAAAGGTGAAATTTGGGCTATGTACAAAAATTGGAACAGCAACTGGAAAAATTCTGATCATATTAGGAGTCCATGTCGCGTGGTTGAGATCCTCTCGGACTTCTCAGAGGAGGCCGGCATTAACATATGCGGCTTGGTTGAGGTGAAGGGGTGCTTGACCTTTTTCCAGAGGCAGCTATACGAGGGGTTCCAGTTGACTAGGCAGCTTTCGGGACCGGAATTGCTCAGCTTTTCACATAGAATCCCTGCTTTCACGGTGGTCGGAATCAGAGGCAGAGATATCCCTGAAGGGTCATGGCATCTTGAACCAGATGCACTGCCACCAAAGTTTATCAATTGA